In Limnobaculum parvum, one DNA window encodes the following:
- a CDS encoding mannitol dehydrogenase family protein, protein MNLSNKTLCDLPKNVVVPSYDRAGLQTRIVHLGFGAFHRAHQAIYADILASEHDSDWGYCEVNLIGGEQQINDLNSQDLLYSVAEMASEGWSGRVVGVVRHAIHGEVDGIHRVLEAMTQPEIAIVSITITEKGYCYQPATGTLIEDHPLIRHDIANPSAPKSAPGAIVQALRLRRDRNLPAFSVMSCDNMPENGHVTRNVVLALARIQDAQLANWIETNVSFPSTMVDRIVPAVTPETLEKITQQLGGINDPAGVACEPFRQWVIEDNFVNGRPEWEKAGAELVQDVLPFEEMKLRMLNGSHSFLAYLGYLAGYQHINDCMQDNNYVTAARHLMMSEQAPTLRTQGVDLEAYADSLLNRYRNTALKHRTWQIAMDGTQKLPQRMLDSVRYHLAHNRRFDCLALGIAAWMRYVGGIDEQGQAIEVSDPLLEQLQALVAVSKERTERVKALLSLEVVFGKALPQNACFVAAVTDAYLQLLQYGAKQSVALLVKQF, encoded by the coding sequence ATGAATTTATCAAACAAGACATTATGCGATCTGCCGAAAAATGTCGTAGTGCCGAGCTATGATAGGGCTGGGCTCCAGACCCGGATTGTGCATTTGGGCTTCGGCGCTTTTCACCGTGCTCATCAGGCCATTTATGCCGATATTCTGGCGTCTGAACACGACAGCGACTGGGGATATTGTGAAGTTAACCTGATTGGCGGCGAACAACAGATTAACGATCTGAATTCGCAGGACCTGCTGTATTCGGTGGCTGAAATGGCATCCGAAGGCTGGTCAGGTCGCGTGGTGGGCGTGGTTCGCCACGCTATCCACGGTGAAGTTGATGGTATCCATCGCGTGCTAGAAGCGATGACACAGCCAGAGATCGCTATTGTTTCGATTACCATTACCGAGAAAGGCTATTGTTATCAGCCAGCTACCGGCACATTAATCGAAGATCATCCGCTAATTCGGCATGATATTGCTAACCCGTCTGCACCAAAATCAGCACCGGGTGCAATCGTTCAGGCTTTACGACTGCGTCGCGACCGCAATCTTCCTGCTTTTAGCGTTATGTCCTGCGATAACATGCCGGAAAATGGTCACGTAACCCGCAATGTCGTCCTGGCTTTAGCCCGTATTCAGGATGCTCAACTGGCAAACTGGATTGAAACTAACGTCAGCTTTCCATCCACTATGGTAGACCGTATTGTCCCGGCCGTTACTCCGGAAACGTTGGAGAAAATAACCCAACAGCTTGGCGGAATTAACGATCCAGCCGGAGTGGCCTGTGAACCGTTTCGCCAGTGGGTGATTGAGGATAACTTTGTTAACGGTCGCCCTGAGTGGGAAAAAGCCGGTGCGGAACTGGTACAGGATGTACTGCCGTTTGAAGAGATGAAACTGCGTATGTTAAACGGCAGCCATTCATTTCTGGCCTACCTTGGCTATTTGGCAGGGTATCAGCATATTAACGACTGTATGCAGGACAATAACTATGTCACTGCTGCTCGCCATCTAATGATGAGTGAGCAGGCTCCTACGTTACGCACACAGGGTGTCGATCTGGAAGCCTATGCGGACTCTCTGCTTAACCGCTATCGCAATACCGCCCTGAAACACCGCACCTGGCAAATCGCGATGGATGGAACACAGAAGCTACCGCAGCGCATGCTGGATTCCGTGCGCTACCACCTTGCCCATAACCGCCGCTTCGACTGCCTGGCACTGGGTATTGCAGCCTGGATGCGTTACGTCGGTGGTATCGATGAACAGGGGCAAGCTATTGAAGTCAGCGATCCATTGCTGGAACAATTACAAGCGCTGGTTGCTGTAAGTAAGGAAAGAACTGAACGCGTGAAAGCACTACTGTCGCTGGAAGTCGTGTTTGGCAAAGCGCTACCGCAAAATGCATGCTTTGTTGCGGCAGTGACCGATGCCTATCTGCAACTGTTGCAGTATGGTGCCAAGCAGAGCGTTGCGCTGTTAGTTAAACAATTCTGA
- a CDS encoding GntR family transcriptional regulator, translating to MTIAYPFATSEPVNQQIYRLLRQEIVDCTIRPGTLLSEKEISTRFNVSRQPVREAFIKLSETGLVQILPQRGTFVMKISAKRVSDGRFIREAVEIAIIRRAALAVTPEHLMQLKHNLHRQELAASNKRIKEFLELDDEFHRTFTQIINCPMAWETIETIKATMDRVRFMSLADVSPPESLIEQHYKIYNGLEKRDPDAAEAAMKQHLGEMISTVTTISQRNTDWFEADE from the coding sequence ATGACCATTGCTTACCCATTCGCCACCAGTGAACCCGTCAATCAGCAAATCTACCGTCTGTTAAGACAGGAGATCGTTGATTGCACAATTCGTCCGGGCACTTTACTGTCAGAAAAAGAGATCTCAACGCGCTTCAATGTATCTCGGCAACCTGTCAGAGAAGCATTTATCAAGCTGTCAGAAACCGGGTTAGTTCAAATTCTGCCACAGCGCGGCACCTTCGTAATGAAGATCTCGGCCAAGCGCGTGTCTGATGGACGTTTTATCCGCGAAGCCGTCGAAATAGCAATTATTCGTCGAGCTGCGTTAGCCGTCACGCCTGAACACCTGATGCAGCTTAAGCACAATCTCCATCGTCAGGAGCTTGCTGCCAGCAATAAGCGTATTAAAGAATTTTTAGAGCTGGATGATGAGTTTCATCGCACTTTCACGCAAATCATTAATTGTCCAATGGCATGGGAAACGATCGAAACCATTAAAGCCACGATGGACCGGGTTCGATTTATGAGCTTGGCGGATGTTTCTCCACCCGAAAGTCTGATTGAACAGCACTACAAAATTTATAATGGACTGGAAAAACGCGATCCCGATGCCGCAGAAGCCGCAATGAAACAGCATCTCGGTGAAATGATCTCTACCGTTACCACCATTTCCCAACGCAATACCGACTGGTTCGAAGCTGACGAATAG
- a CDS encoding helicase HerA-like C-terminal domain-containing protein, with product MLEPLVIAKSNELALAILPALANRHGLITGATGTGKTVSLQKMAESFSRIGVPVFMADVKGDLSGIAAEGVMNPKLQSRLEALKVTDWDAAACPTVFWDVFGEKGHPVRATVSDMGPILLSRLLNLNDVQSGVLQLVFKIADDNGLLLLDMKDLRSMVQFVGDNGKQFQTEYGNISSASIGAIQRGLLTLEQQGAESFFGEPMLDIFDLIKTNASGQGIVNILAADKLYNQPKLYAIFLLWLLSELFEHLPEVGDMDKPKMVFFFDEAHLLFNDAPTALLEKIEQVVRLIRSKGVGIYFVTQNPLDIPDSVLGQLGNRVQHALRAFTPRDQKAVRAAAETMRANPAFNAEQAITELGVGEALISFLDEKGRPNIVERGFVIAPCSRMGALSDDERNGLINRSPLYGRYEEMIDRESAYEKLMAGAGVATPAAKETPAKQAEGQQQQSDDGGLMGSLNDILFGTTGPRGGKKEGLVQAAAKSMTRQLGNQIVRGILGSILGGKRR from the coding sequence ATGTTAGAACCTCTTGTTATTGCCAAAAGCAATGAGTTAGCACTGGCGATTTTGCCTGCGCTGGCTAACCGTCATGGATTGATTACCGGTGCAACCGGAACAGGAAAAACCGTCTCGCTGCAGAAAATGGCAGAAAGTTTTTCACGAATTGGCGTGCCGGTATTTATGGCAGACGTTAAAGGCGACCTGTCGGGTATTGCTGCAGAAGGGGTAATGAACCCGAAACTTCAGTCTCGTCTGGAAGCGTTAAAAGTAACCGACTGGGATGCAGCGGCTTGTCCTACCGTATTCTGGGATGTTTTTGGTGAGAAAGGGCATCCAGTTCGCGCAACGGTTTCCGATATGGGGCCAATTCTACTTTCCCGGCTTCTGAATCTGAATGATGTTCAGTCTGGCGTGCTGCAATTAGTGTTTAAAATTGCCGATGATAACGGCCTGTTGCTGCTGGATATGAAAGATCTTCGCTCAATGGTGCAGTTTGTTGGTGATAATGGCAAACAGTTCCAAACCGAATACGGCAATATCTCCAGCGCTTCGATTGGCGCTATTCAGCGTGGTTTGCTGACGTTGGAGCAGCAAGGGGCTGAGAGTTTCTTTGGCGAGCCAATGCTAGATATTTTCGACCTAATAAAAACCAATGCATCAGGTCAGGGTATCGTCAATATTCTGGCGGCGGACAAGCTGTATAACCAACCAAAACTGTATGCGATTTTCCTACTGTGGCTGTTATCTGAGCTGTTTGAACATTTGCCGGAAGTGGGGGATATGGATAAGCCGAAGATGGTGTTTTTCTTCGATGAGGCTCATCTGCTGTTTAACGATGCGCCAACGGCACTGCTAGAAAAAATTGAACAAGTGGTGCGTCTGATTCGTTCTAAAGGCGTTGGTATCTATTTTGTTACTCAAAACCCACTGGATATACCGGATAGCGTGCTGGGGCAGTTGGGCAATCGGGTACAACATGCGTTGCGTGCGTTTACGCCACGGGATCAAAAAGCGGTTAGAGCAGCGGCAGAAACCATGCGGGCAAATCCGGCATTTAATGCAGAGCAGGCAATTACCGAATTGGGCGTTGGTGAAGCGTTGATTTCATTTTTGGATGAGAAAGGGCGTCCAAATATTGTTGAGCGTGGCTTTGTGATTGCACCTTGTTCTCGCATGGGAGCACTGAGTGATGATGAACGTAATGGCCTGATTAACCGCTCTCCGCTGTATGGTCGCTATGAAGAGATGATCGATCGCGAATCTGCCTATGAAAAACTGATGGCGGGCGCCGGTGTTGCAACGCCGGCGGCGAAAGAAACGCCAGCGAAGCAGGCGGAAGGTCAGCAGCAACAGAGTGATGATGGCGGTTTAATGGGTAGCCTGAACGATATTCTGTTTGGCACAACCGGCCCACGCGGTGGTAAAAAAGAGGGTCTGGTACAGGCGGCTGCCAAATCGATGACTCGTCAGTTAGGCAACCAGATAGTACGGGGTATTTTAGGTAGTATTCTGGGTGGTAAACGTAGATAA
- a CDS encoding FAD-binding and (Fe-S)-binding domain-containing protein, producing the protein MKVSYQPFYRELCRVIAKEFIYTDPSRTMAYGTDASCYRLIPQIVVRVNNEREVQQTLVLAKKHKLPVTFRAAGTSLSGQAITDSILIILGDNWRQYKIFGDAGYISLKPGVIGADANRYLAPFGRKIGPDPASIDACKIGGIAANNASGMCCGTAQNSYQTLQAMRLILADGTLIDTADSESVASLNKTHGKMLEQLGQLAQQTKANSHLAELIHHKYRLKNTTGYSLNALVDFDYPLDILTHLMIGSEGTLGFIAEITYRTVEEHPFKASALFVFSDIEAACEATRILKQQPVSAVELMDRGALASVENEEGLPDFMPHLSEDATALLVEVRAADADTLKNKMAQIMSSIAGFTLEQQVPFTDKPEEFGRLWAIRKGIFPAIGAVRPVGSTVIIEDVAFPIEHLAAGVRDLRKLFIKHDYNAVIYGHALDGNMHFVFQQSFDSPAEVSRYQIFMEDIAHLVAVEYKGSLKAEHGTGRNMASFVELEWGSEAYELMWQLKNLLDPNHLLSPGVLLNRDHQAHLQNLKLLPAADKRVDSCIECGFCEPVCPSTSLSFSPRQRIVMWREISRLRRSGDDNKRLKKLEKDFLYLGDATCAATGLCARRCPVGINTGELIRDIRTQRNMRYERIARWTADHFTTITGGARLALNTIAATGKIIGQPRFGKMTKAIHVASAGYIPLLTPSFPRGATSPKAPKLVAGDLKVVYLPSCASRTMGPSTNDADQRPLTDIVESLLNKAGFSVIYPQKLDSLCCGMPYNSKGITSVASERLADMEQALWEASEQGKYPVLIDTSPCALRAVEGFTKPMALFEPVGFVNHYLLDKLAFTPEDSPIMLHVTCSSVKMGLSAPMKNLLDRCCTQVVIPDGIHCCGFAGDKGIKTPELNASALRLLSQQVPANCVEGVSNSRTCEIGLTEHSGVPYRSILYVVDRVTKPLS; encoded by the coding sequence ATGAAAGTGTCTTACCAACCTTTTTATCGTGAACTTTGCCGTGTTATCGCTAAAGAATTTATCTATACCGATCCATCAAGAACCATGGCTTATGGTACTGATGCCAGTTGTTATCGTCTGATCCCTCAAATCGTTGTACGTGTTAATAACGAGCGTGAAGTACAACAAACGTTGGTACTGGCGAAAAAACATAAACTTCCAGTGACCTTCCGAGCAGCGGGCACCAGCCTGTCCGGTCAGGCGATTACTGACTCTATTCTGATTATTTTGGGCGACAATTGGCGCCAGTATAAGATTTTTGGTGATGCGGGTTATATTTCCCTGAAGCCGGGTGTGATTGGTGCAGACGCTAACCGTTATCTTGCGCCTTTTGGTCGTAAAATTGGCCCGGACCCAGCCTCTATTGACGCCTGTAAAATTGGCGGTATTGCAGCCAATAATGCCAGCGGCATGTGTTGTGGCACCGCCCAAAACTCTTACCAAACGCTACAGGCAATGCGCCTAATTCTAGCCGATGGTACGCTGATTGATACCGCCGACAGCGAATCCGTTGCGTCCCTCAATAAAACCCACGGAAAAATGCTGGAGCAACTGGGACAACTGGCTCAGCAAACCAAAGCAAATAGCCATCTGGCAGAGCTGATTCATCATAAATATCGACTAAAAAATACTACCGGGTATAGCCTAAATGCGCTGGTTGATTTCGACTATCCGCTGGATATCCTGACCCATCTGATGATTGGTTCAGAAGGTACATTAGGATTTATTGCAGAAATCACCTATCGCACGGTGGAAGAGCATCCGTTTAAAGCCTCAGCCCTGTTTGTCTTCAGTGACATTGAAGCCGCCTGTGAAGCAACGCGTATCCTGAAACAGCAGCCGGTTTCTGCCGTAGAACTGATGGATCGCGGTGCGCTGGCTTCAGTAGAGAATGAAGAGGGTCTACCCGACTTTATGCCTCATCTCAGTGAAGATGCCACGGCGCTACTGGTTGAAGTCCGCGCAGCCGATGCCGATACGCTGAAAAATAAGATGGCACAAATTATGTCATCCATTGCTGGATTCACGCTGGAACAACAGGTTCCCTTCACCGATAAACCGGAAGAATTTGGTCGCCTGTGGGCTATTCGTAAAGGCATCTTCCCGGCGATTGGTGCCGTTCGTCCGGTGGGATCAACGGTAATTATTGAGGATGTAGCGTTTCCGATTGAGCATTTGGCTGCCGGGGTACGCGACCTGCGTAAATTGTTTATCAAACATGACTACAATGCGGTTATTTATGGTCATGCGCTGGATGGCAATATGCACTTTGTCTTCCAGCAATCTTTCGACTCTCCGGCAGAAGTCTCCCGCTATCAGATCTTTATGGAAGATATTGCTCACTTAGTGGCGGTTGAATATAAAGGCTCACTCAAAGCTGAACATGGTACCGGCCGTAATATGGCGTCTTTTGTCGAGCTGGAGTGGGGAAGTGAAGCTTATGAGCTAATGTGGCAACTGAAAAATCTGCTCGATCCAAATCATCTGTTAAGTCCTGGAGTACTGCTTAACCGTGACCATCAGGCCCATCTGCAAAACTTAAAATTGCTGCCTGCCGCCGATAAACGCGTAGATAGCTGTATTGAATGTGGATTCTGTGAACCCGTTTGTCCTTCCACCAGCCTCTCTTTCTCTCCTCGCCAACGCATCGTGATGTGGCGCGAGATTAGCCGCCTGCGCCGCAGCGGTGATGATAATAAGCGACTCAAAAAACTGGAGAAAGACTTCCTTTATCTGGGTGATGCAACCTGTGCCGCTACCGGCCTGTGCGCGCGCCGCTGCCCAGTGGGAATTAACACAGGTGAACTGATCCGCGACATTCGTACCCAACGCAATATGCGCTATGAACGCATCGCCCGTTGGACCGCCGACCACTTCACGACGATTACCGGTGGTGCTCGTCTGGCATTAAATACCATTGCCGCCACGGGTAAGATTATTGGTCAGCCACGTTTTGGCAAAATGACCAAAGCGATACACGTTGCCAGCGCAGGATATATACCGCTGTTAACTCCGTCTTTCCCGCGTGGAGCCACATCACCAAAAGCGCCGAAATTAGTCGCCGGCGATCTGAAAGTGGTCTATTTACCAAGCTGTGCATCACGCACCATGGGACCATCAACCAATGATGCAGACCAACGTCCTCTCACAGACATCGTAGAAAGCCTGTTAAATAAAGCGGGCTTCTCGGTGATTTATCCACAAAAGCTGGATAGCCTGTGCTGCGGTATGCCTTATAACAGCAAAGGTATCACCTCTGTTGCATCGGAAAGACTCGCTGATATGGAACAAGCGCTTTGGGAAGCCAGCGAACAGGGGAAATATCCAGTACTGATTGATACCAGCCCTTGTGCCCTGCGCGCGGTAGAAGGCTTCACCAAACCAATGGCACTGTTTGAGCCGGTCGGTTTTGTAAATCACTATCTGTTGGATAAGTTAGCGTTCACTCCGGAAGATAGCCCAATCATGCTGCATGTCACCTGTTCCAGCGTGAAGATGGGTTTATCAGCACCAATGAAAAACCTATTAGATCGCTGCTGTACTCAGGTCGTTATTCCTGACGGTATTCACTGCTGTGGTTTTGCCGGAGATAAAGGGATAAAGACCCCAGAGCTAAATGCCAGTGCACTGCGTCTGTTGAGTCAGCAAGTACCGGCTAACTGCGTAGAAGGCGTATCCAACAGCCGCACCTGTGAGATTGGCTTAACGGAACATTCCGGTGTGCCTTATCGTTCCATATTGTATGTCGTGGACAGGGTGACTAAGCCGTTAAGTTAG
- a CDS encoding peptidylprolyl isomerase: MLKRICITLTALFSLVLLAPAALAANPHVMLTTSMGNIEIELDQDKAPISTKNFIAYVKDGFYDGTIFHRVIPGFMAQGGGFTAEMNQKKPNAPIKNEAANGLKNERGTIAMARTNAVDSATSQFFINVVDNDFLDQSAGNFGYAVFGKVVKGMDVVDQMMKEKTQFSGQHQDVPVTPIVIKSAKVMP; encoded by the coding sequence ATGTTGAAGCGTATTTGTATCACCTTAACGGCGCTATTCTCTCTGGTATTACTTGCTCCTGCTGCACTGGCTGCGAATCCACACGTTATGCTGACCACCTCTATGGGTAATATTGAAATTGAGTTGGATCAGGACAAAGCTCCGATCTCTACCAAAAATTTTATTGCTTATGTTAAAGATGGTTTTTATGACGGAACGATTTTCCACCGCGTGATCCCCGGTTTTATGGCGCAAGGCGGTGGTTTCACCGCTGAGATGAATCAGAAGAAGCCAAATGCTCCAATTAAAAACGAAGCGGCTAATGGTTTGAAAAACGAGCGAGGAACTATTGCGATGGCGCGTACCAATGCGGTTGACAGCGCAACCAGCCAGTTCTTTATTAACGTGGTTGATAACGATTTCCTTGACCAGTCTGCAGGTAACTTTGGTTATGCGGTGTTTGGTAAAGTGGTGAAAGGAATGGACGTTGTAGACCAAATGATGAAAGAGAAAACTCAGTTTTCTGGTCAACATCAGGATGTTCCGGTTACGCCGATTGTGATTAAGTCGGCGAAGGTCATGCCGTAA
- a CDS encoding cytosine deaminase: MQNNSVVITNARLQGRDGLWQLSIENGVFSRIEPQDSAAPVIGQTIDAEGGLAIPPFVEPHIHLDTTQTAGEPNWNQSGTLFEGIERWAERKAMLTHDDVKQRAMQTLKWQMANGIQHVRTHVDVSDPTLTALKAMLEVKQEVSSWVDLQIVAFPQEGILSYPNGEALMEEAVRLGADVIGAIPHFEFTREYGVESLHKTFALAQKYDRLIDVHCDEIDDEQSRFVETVAALAHRDGTGARVTASHTTAMHSYNGAYTSRLFRLLKMSGINFVANPLVNIHLQGRFDTYPKRRGITRVKEMLEAGINVCFGHDDVYDPWYPLGTANMLQVLHMGLHVCQLMGYGQINDGLNLITTHSAKTLNLQDYGIETGRSGNLVILPAENGFDAVRRQTPVRYSVRRGKVIAQTIPSQTTLYLNQPENVSFKR; the protein is encoded by the coding sequence ATGCAGAATAATTCCGTTGTTATTACCAATGCTCGTCTACAGGGGCGTGATGGCCTTTGGCAGCTTTCTATTGAAAATGGTGTCTTTAGTCGCATTGAGCCACAAGATTCTGCGGCACCGGTTATTGGACAGACGATTGATGCGGAAGGCGGCTTAGCTATTCCTCCGTTTGTTGAACCACATATCCATCTGGACACTACCCAAACCGCCGGTGAGCCAAACTGGAACCAGTCTGGTACCTTGTTTGAAGGTATTGAGCGTTGGGCTGAACGTAAAGCGATGTTGACTCACGACGATGTGAAACAGCGTGCAATGCAAACCCTGAAATGGCAAATGGCCAATGGAATCCAGCACGTTCGTACTCATGTGGATGTGTCTGACCCAACCTTGACTGCGCTGAAAGCGATGCTGGAAGTGAAGCAGGAAGTGTCTTCGTGGGTGGATCTGCAAATTGTTGCTTTCCCGCAGGAGGGGATTCTCTCCTATCCAAACGGTGAGGCGCTGATGGAAGAGGCGGTGCGCCTCGGTGCAGATGTTATTGGTGCCATTCCTCATTTTGAATTCACCCGTGAATACGGCGTGGAATCACTGCATAAGACTTTTGCACTGGCGCAGAAATACGATCGCTTAATTGATGTGCATTGTGATGAGATTGATGACGAGCAGTCACGTTTTGTTGAGACGGTGGCGGCTTTGGCCCATCGTGATGGTACTGGTGCGCGCGTTACCGCCAGCCATACTACCGCGATGCACTCTTATAATGGGGCTTATACTTCTCGTCTGTTCCGCTTGTTAAAGATGTCTGGTATCAACTTTGTTGCTAATCCGCTGGTGAATATTCACTTACAGGGCCGTTTTGATACGTACCCAAAACGCCGTGGAATTACGCGGGTAAAAGAGATGCTGGAAGCGGGTATCAATGTTTGCTTTGGTCATGACGATGTGTATGACCCTTGGTATCCACTGGGTACGGCGAATATGCTGCAGGTGTTGCATATGGGGCTGCATGTTTGCCAACTGATGGGCTATGGTCAGATTAATGATGGTTTGAACCTGATTACTACCCATAGTGCTAAAACGTTGAACCTACAGGATTATGGTATTGAAACCGGGCGTTCAGGTAATCTGGTGATTTTACCGGCGGAGAACGGTTTTGATGCGGTTCGCCGTCAGACACCGGTACGTTATTCTGTACGCCGGGGCAAGGTGATTGCCCAGACTATTCCAAGCCAAACCACGTTGTATCTGAATCAGCCGGAAAACGTGAGCTTTAAGCGTTGA
- the codB gene encoding cytosine permease, with product MSQDNNYSQGPVPLTARKGVISLTFVMLGLTFFSASMWTGGTLGTGLSYNDFFLAVLFGNLLLGIYTAFLGYIGSKTGLSTHLLARYSFGIKGSWLPSFLLGGTQVGWFGVGVAMFAIPVSKATGLDTNMLIMVSGLLMTVTIFFGISALTVLSAIAVPAIAILGSYSVWLAVNDVGGLDHLRAIVPETPLNFSTALALVVGSFISAGTLTADFVRFGRSAKGAVLVAMIAFFLGNSLMFIFGAAGAAAVGQADISDVMIAQGLLIPAIVVLGLNIWTTNDNALYASGLGFANITGFSSRTLSVVNGVIGTLTALWLYNNFVGWLTFLSAAIPPIGGVIIADYLMNHRRYAADFSKAHFLTVNWVAILAVAIGIVAGNYLPGIVPVNAVLGGVISYMLFNPLVNRKFVKLPEVGHAE from the coding sequence GTGTCGCAAGATAACAATTATAGTCAGGGGCCTGTCCCCCTGACTGCGCGGAAAGGCGTGATTTCATTGACATTCGTCATGTTGGGATTAACGTTTTTTTCAGCCAGTATGTGGACCGGAGGAACGCTCGGTACCGGTCTTTCCTATAATGATTTCTTTTTAGCGGTTCTCTTCGGTAATCTCCTCCTCGGTATCTATACAGCATTTCTTGGTTATATCGGTTCTAAAACCGGACTCTCTACCCACCTTCTGGCGCGTTACTCATTTGGTATTAAAGGTTCATGGCTCCCTTCCTTCTTGTTAGGCGGTACTCAGGTTGGCTGGTTTGGCGTGGGCGTGGCAATGTTTGCTATTCCGGTTAGCAAAGCGACGGGATTGGATACCAATATGCTGATTATGGTCTCCGGTCTGTTGATGACGGTAACTATCTTCTTCGGTATCTCTGCGTTAACGGTTTTGTCAGCCATTGCGGTACCAGCGATTGCGATTCTTGGTAGTTACTCTGTCTGGTTAGCGGTGAATGATGTTGGTGGATTGGATCACTTACGCGCTATTGTGCCTGAAACTCCACTTAACTTTTCTACCGCGCTGGCGTTGGTAGTCGGTTCATTTATCAGTGCCGGTACGTTAACCGCTGATTTTGTGCGCTTTGGCCGCAGTGCTAAAGGTGCCGTTTTGGTAGCAATGATTGCTTTTTTCCTCGGTAACTCCCTGATGTTTATCTTTGGAGCGGCAGGTGCTGCTGCGGTAGGGCAGGCGGATATTTCTGACGTAATGATTGCTCAGGGCCTTTTGATTCCGGCCATTGTGGTACTGGGTTTGAATATCTGGACCACCAATGATAACGCGCTGTATGCTTCTGGTCTGGGTTTTGCCAATATTACCGGATTTTCCAGCCGAACTCTGTCCGTGGTTAACGGCGTTATCGGTACGCTGACGGCACTGTGGCTGTATAATAACTTCGTTGGTTGGCTGACTTTCCTGTCCGCCGCGATCCCACCAATTGGTGGCGTGATTATCGCTGACTATCTGATGAACCATCGCCGCTACGCTGCTGACTTCAGTAAGGCTCATTTTCTGACGGTAAACTGGGTAGCAATTCTGGCTGTTGCTATCGGTATCGTGGCCGGTAACTACTTACCGGGTATTGTGCCGGTTAATGCCGTGTTAGGTGGTGTTATTAGCTACATGCTGTTTAATCCGTTAGTTAACCGTAAATTTGTCAAACTGCCAGAGGTAGGTCATGCAGAATAA